The segment ACTCGAGAACGGTCACATCAAAATCAACCTGAAGGGTGAGAAACTGAAGGGTGGCTACGCGCTTACGGAAACGAACAGTGAAAAGAACTGGTGGATCCTGGTCAAGACCAGGGACGATGCGGCCGACGCCCGTAGCAACCCGACCAGTACGCGGCCCCGGTCCGTGTTAACCGGAAGGACGCTGAAGGAGATACAGGAGGAGGAGGGTACATAGTGTAATGTCCCTCGTCCGTTTCGCACGTCAGCGGGATGATATTCTCAAGCCATATGGTCAGATCGACGTCCTCCTGCTGTACGCCATAGTAGCGGAAAAAATCGGCCCTTACCTCGCAGGGCGGGAGATCGCGAGCAGGATCTGGCTTCCGGGTAAAGGCGGAGGCCGGCCGTACATCATAAAACGCGGCTCCAAGGACGAGCCGCTCTATGTTAATGAACTGGCGGATGCGGTAACCCCTGAGTTCCTGAAGCTCCGAGAGGAAGAGAAAAAGCTTTCCCGGGCCGAAGAGGAGTTAACACCGGTTCAGCGTAAGGTGTGGCATTATTTCGTTCCCCGCAAGCTGGTCAATTTCTTCTACGCGACCAATACGGAAGACCCTTCAGGTGATATAGACCGGGTCTTTCTTGATCTCGACCGCGGACAGGGCGTTACCGCAGCGCAAGCTCAAGCGGCCACCGTCATGTTACTGGAGCTGATTCGAAGTGACGATGAACTCATGGATTTAACGGGTGGGAAATGGCCGTTCACCTATTGGACGGGTAACTCGTTCCATGTCATACTGCGCCTCAAAGACGCACAGCCCCACAGCTTCTATGATAAGAAATTCAAATACAGTACCAGCGACCCTGAGGGCTCGTTCACCGGCCGCTGGGCGAAGCAGCTCACTAAGAACGTGGACTGTGAGGTTGCAGGCGGCCACGAGAAGAAGGAGAACCGACTGAACATCGATCCCTCACAGACACCACCCGGGAAGCTCTGCCGGGTGCCACTTGGATCTATTCACGTCAGTGACCCGGAAACCATTGACGGGTTCTCGATCCCGGTGACCAACCGCATGCTCAAGCGGAAAAATCTCACGGAGACGCTCGTCCACCTGCAAGCGAAAGATATCCTGTCGGAAATAAACAAACTGGCTGCGAGGGTCCCTGAACCGGGGTAATCTAGGTAGAGCTTGGACCGTGAAATTCCGCACTTAGCCTGATGAGCGTAGCGTGATAAAAATAGAAAAAGAGAAGAGGGAAAAAATTACCTCTTCTTTCTTACCACTGTATACGTAGCGACAATGCTCAGCAGTCCCACGAGTGCCGCGAGTCCGAATGGCGTTATTACGGGCGCCTGGACCGCACAGAGCGGGCACTGTCTCAACGGAGCGTTGTCTCTTTGCCCTGCTGTTCCCGGTATCAGGTACGGATCCTCCGGTAGTCCGGGTGCAGGCTCCCAGTAATTCCCATCCCAGTTGTTGCTCTTACCGCAGTGGTCATCAATGGCCTGAGGCGGCCCGTTGTAGAAGAAGCAGTTGCCGTGGATCTCGTTCTCATCGGAACTCGAATTGATGTACACCCCGCATCTAGCTCCGCCCGTGTTGTTCCTGATCATGTTCCGCTCGATCACGTTGTTCCAGGAGCCGAGCAATACGATACCCGCCAGGTTATCCTCGATGTAGTTATCCACGATCTCGTTGTCCCACTCGTCAAGCAGCAAAATCGCGAGCAAGTTATCGTGAATCATGTTGCCAGCGATGGTGTTATAGCACTGCGGCGGCGCAAAATCATAGGGTGATACGCCAATAGCGGTGAGAAGGAAACCGATCATGCAGTCCGTAATGTCACTGTTCTGGAACGTATTGTCCCAGGACCAGACCAGGAGCACGCCGAGATCGATCGGTGGCCCGTTGCCCGCAGAGATCATCAGCCCGTCAAAGAGGTTATCGCCACTCAGGAGCAGGAGCACACCAAATGTGGTCTCAGGACTACCGGAGTAGAGGTCTGAGATCGTACACCGGTAGAACTCATTGTAGTCCGCGAGGATAAACAGCACCACGCCGCAGGCGGCATCTGAGCCGTTAATATGCGCGACGTTGACCCTATCGTTGAAGGTGTTGTTCATGGCAATAGCGAGCTTGATACCGACCGCGATGCTCCCGTCCAGAGCTTGCTCGAATTCCTCCAGGGTCGCAGTTTCTGCGTCGAAGAAGTTTTGAGCTGTCAGAGGAGTTTCACAAAGCCCGTTGGCGAGGATATAGGAAACGTCAGTGTCATCGTTGAAGGTATTGAAGAACGATAGTAGCAGAAGTATTCCTGCAGCTTCGCCGCACTCGGCCATCACGTACGAGACCTTCGTGTGGTCATTGAACAAGTTGAAGTTTGAATCTGCCAGGAAGATACCGCAGGCCATCGCGCCATCCAGTGATACGTCATCCAACTCTAACTCGGTCGTTAACTCGGACGTAATACCATCGCCAAAAAACGCGCCGCTTGCCACACCAACCAATCCGGAGGAGTAAATGTAGGAGACCTCAGTCTTTGTATCAAAGGTATTGTTGTCCGATACTGCCAGCACGATGCCGAACGCCATGCCCTCTGCAGAAACGTTCATCACGGACGTGGCGCTGAATGAGTTGTTCATTGATGCACCCGTCACGATACCCGCGGCACCTTCGTATCCCGAGATATTGGTAACCAAATTGGTAATGAACGAGTTATTATGTGAGTTGTTCACCGCAATACCATAGGCGTCAATTCGGTCTGTGATATTCATTACCACGTTGTTCGCAATGGTGGACGTGCTAACATTATCCATAAAGATCCCGGCCACATCTGCAGTACCACCCCATGCGTCCCGTATTGTGAACCCCTCGAGCGTAACCTCCGTTGCGTCTTTTATGGTGACGACGTCCAGATTCACGCTGGCGGACTTTATGATGGTCTGAGCAGGGCCTGCATCTGATTGGATGGTCAATCGGGACTTGTTTATCAGGATGTTCTCGTTGTAGGTGCCCGGGCAGACGATAAGGGTATCGCCTGCAGACGCATTGTCTATCGCATCTTGAATGGTCAAATAGTAAGCTTCGCCGGTGGTGCAGGGCGGAGCTGATTGGTTCACCACGAGCGTCGCGGCGGACGCGACCCCGGAGAAGAGGAGCAGGGTAAAAATCAGCAGAATCGCAGGTAAGGCTACTGTGCGCACTACTGTCGTTTTTCTTCCAGTTTCACTCATCAATCTTTCACCTCCTAGTTTAATAATGAATGAGAAAACGGGGACGTACTATAAAAGCCTTTCGCTTCCCCCTCAACACGTCCCCCTCAATACCGCAATGGCGAAATTGTTTTACGATTCCTGACCTTACGCACCCGAAAAACAAGATAGAAGCGGCAGAAACAACACTTCTTCTCCTTTGTCCGCTTTCTGACGAGTGGATGAGAAGAGGATTGTTTATGCGGTCGGTTGTGCAGTGCACACCGGGTAGCGAGAACAAGAGCCTGTGCACTGCTGCCAGAATGTGCAAAAGCGGAACAAAAAAAAAAGAGAGAGGGAGCTAAAATTTTATTCCCTTTTTCTCCAAATTGCTACCGCGAGGACAACGCTTAACAGCCCGATCAAGGAGAACACACCGAGTGTACTGAACGCTGGCACCTGTATGCCACCGCACTCCGGGCATTGCTCAAAGGGGAAGAGCAACCATGGTTCAAAGTCTACATTGGCACTTACTTTGTCACCCGATCCCGGGGAATGGGATGGTCCGCTGGGATCGCCCCACCAGTTATTCTCTGCTTTGAGTACATAACATGTGTCGCTGTTTAGTATGCCATATTCGCTGTTGCCTTCAATGTTATTGCACGTGACCAGAACGCTCTCATCCACTACGGTTCCCTGGAGGACACCTTCCGCTCGAACACAGTTCTGCACCCATATACCGTATGTATGCCCTGTTATTTCGTTGTGCGAAATGAGCAGATTTGTGGGTACTCCAGCGCAGAAACCAATGGCGTGGCTAGGAGCTCCACACCACGTGCTGCCCGCGAAGTTATTCCAGACTATCCGGACATCATCGCCCGCTATACCACCACAGGCTGCTTCGCAGTCACGGAAGATATTCTCTCGTACCAGGATATGGCTGGCGCTTTCAAAATAAATACCACTCTTACAATCAGTTATTTCGTTATTTTTGATCTCCCAATGTTCGTACCCGTCGACGAAGCCAATGCCAACACCTAAATAATCTATTTTGTTATTCTGGATTATTCCCGGATCGTTCTCAGTGCCATTGGCACGGATCTGAATGCCGGTCGTACCAGCAGTTGTTGTGATGTGGAATCCTTGGATGATGACCGGTGATTTTGCTTGTATGACTTGTTGTGAACCCCACTGGACAATGGTATCAGAACTGCCGTGCCCTACCAATTTCAAATAATCTTTGCCTACAGGGATTTTAACCCGCTCCGTATAGGTACCGGCGGCCACGTAGATGGTTTCGCCTGCGCTCGCGTTATCGACCGCCGCCTGAATGGTGGTATAGCAGGGGGTATTACCATCGCAGATGCCGTCTGGGTTGACATACCGGTCTATCGCTAAACATCCCGGTACTGCCCCGAGCAGGAATATCGCTGATAGGACGACGATTATGAGAATATTCGCCTTCATATCTTCTTCTTTTCACCTCCTAAGTTCTTCCGAACCAAGAAATGTTGCTTCGGTGTACATCTTTGTGGGGTAAGGATATATAAAACTTTCGAAAATATTTTATCCATAACCTTTTCAACGTACGCTCTTTGAGCATCTGGAACGACGCTGGGACCGCGTAGCTGATCCAAAACGTACTCTACGACCGCTTCAGTGGCAGTCTCACTCGCGCTTCGCCCGTTTTTGATCGCGCAGCGGCACGAAGTACCGCTCGCCGGTTTGTAGCTCCACGCCCTCGAGCCCCTCGCCCGGCACGATCTTATCCACCGCTATTCGTTTGCCCGCAAGCTCGATAACGTCGCCCACGGTGTACCCCGGCAGACGGACGAGAAAGGTCACCCGGTAGACTTCCCGGCCACCTCTGCGGCCGTAGAGCTTCCGGCTCTCAAAGTAGTTCCCGCCCCGGTGCTTCACGATCGCCTTCGCCATCCTGCGGCCGCATTCAGCGCTGCTCACGTAGAGGTCAAGCCCCTCCTTCAAGAGCTGCTGCTTCGTGACGAACTCCTCCGTGCTCAATACTGCATATGCGAGCTCTACTGCCGCTTCCAGTTCCTCTTCGGTCGGTGTTCGCCAATCTGCGCGTATCTGCACGATCGCGGCGTAATAGCCGCCCGCGATCCGGCTACACTGCGCGCAGATCGCGCGCCGCACCGGCACGGTGAATTCGGCGCGCTCCACCACGTCCAGATCCTTTATTCGTGCCTGCACCCGCAGACACACGTGTGCGCTTCGCGCGGCTTCGTCATACGCTATTTCTGCTTCCCGGAATTCGACCGGGCATTCGGGACCATGGGTCTTGCTGATCGCTCTCCGTACAGCATCCTCGACCACAGCTTCGAGGTCGGTGCGCTCATTGCCCTTGAAGAAGCCGCCACAGTGCGGGCACACGATCACGCTCGCACGCACCTCTTCCGCGATACGATCTGGCGCCAGAAGCGTGAGTCCGGCGCGGAAGCAGGCCTCACAGAGATTCTCGAAGAAGGTATCGGTCTCGATACCGCATTTGGGGCAAAAAGACCGCCAGCGCGATCTCACGGGATTCCTCTCATACTCGGTCATTGATCTTTCGTTCAGATGCGATGAAACCCAGACGTGGCTGTAGCTGTTCGTGCACCTACCTACTAAAAGTATAAGGGCGTCACCTTTATTGTTATCACCGTGCAGGATGGGCCATGGACGAAGAGATCGAGTACGCGAACGTGGGCCTTAAAGCGGGCTTGGAGATCCACCAGCAGCTGGATACGGGGACAAAGCTCTTCTGCAACTGCCCCACGCAGCTGCGGGAGAAGAAGGACGCGACGCTCACCTTTCTGCGGTACCTCCGTGCCTCGAAGAGCGAGATGGGCGAGGTGGACGCAGCGGCACGTGAAGAGGCGAGCATCAGCCGTGCGTTCATTTACAAAGGGTATGACAGCACCTGCCTGGTGGAGAACGACGAGGAGCCGCCGCGTGAATTGAATCAGGAGGCGGTTGATATCTCGTTAGAGGTCGCGCTGCTCCTGAACATGGCGCTGGTAGATGAGATCCACACGATGCGGAAGATCGTGATCGATGGCTCGAACACCTGTGGCTTCCAGCGCACCGCGTTAATCGCGACCGATGGCTGGCTTGAGACCGCGGAAGGGACGGTGCGGGTGGATTCGCTCTGTCTGGAGGAGGATGCGGCTCAGAAGATCGAGACCGAGGGCACCGCGGTAAGCTATTCTCTCGACCGCCTGGGCATTCCGCTCGTCGAGATCGGCACCGCGCCGGACATCAAGACGCCGGAGCAGGCGGTGCACGTTGCTGAGCAACTGGGCATGATCCTCCGGTCCACGGGCAAGGTGAAACGCGGTTTGGGGACGATCCGTCAGGATATCAATATCTCCATCGCAGCGGGCGCGCGCGTGGAGATCAAGGGCGTGCAGGAGTTGCGCTTGATCGGCGAGATCGTGCGTCATGAAATACAACGGCAGCAGAAGCTGCTCGAGCTACGCGAGGAGTTGAAACGGCGTGGTGCCCGGATCGAGCACCGTGTTCTTGATCTATCCGGCATATTCACGGACACGGAGTCGCGGGTGATCAGGACCGCAGGCGGACAGGTCTTTGGCGTCTGTCTGCGCGGCTTTGCGGGCGTGCTGGGCACGGAGCTCCAACCGGGTCGGCGGTTTGGCACGGAACTGGCGGATTTCGCGCGGAAGTATGGCGCGGGCCTGATGCATACCGATGAGCTGCCCGCGTATGGTATTACTGACGCGGAAGTAGCGGCACTGCGGCAGGTGTTCGACGCGGCCGATGCGGACTGTGTTGTGCTCGTTGCGGCGCCTGAGACGCGTGCGGAACAGGCGTTGCAGGCGGTGTTGCAGCGGGCCGAGGTCGCGCTGCGGGCGATACCGCTGGAGACGAGGCGGGCACTGCCGAACGGTACCAGCGCGTATATGCGACCGCTTCCGGGCGCGGCGCGTATGTACCCGGAGACGGACGTGCCGCCGGTTCTGCTCGCTCCTGAGCGGCTGCGCTTCATCGCCGCGCATCTGCCTGAGACCTTTGAGCATCGCACGGCCCGCTATATGGCGACCTTTGGCTTGAACGATGAGCTCGCCGATAAGATCGCCCGGAGCATGCAGTTCCAGCTCTTCGAGCAGATCATGAACGCATACCCGCAGGTGCCCGTGACCCTCGTGGTGAGAACGCTTACGGATACCCTTATCGAGCTGACGCAGGCGGGTGTGGACGTGTCGTCGCTGGCTGATCAGCAGTTCATGGCTATCTTCAAATCGCTGTCTGAGGACGCATTTGCAAAGGAGGCGGTGCCCGAGCTGGTGAAATTCATCGCGGGCGAGCCGGGTGTGGGTATTGAGCAGGCGATCGAAGCGCTTGGACTGAGCACCAGCACCGCGGAGGTCGAACAGGTGATCGGGGTGATCGTGACCGAGAAGCGGGCGTTCATCTTGGAGAAGGGCGAGCGAGCGGTCGGGCCGCTGATGGGTGTGGTGATGCAGGAGCTCAGGGGCAAGGTGGACGGCCGGACGCTGAACAGGCTGTTGACGGCGAAGGTGAAAGAGGTCCTGGAGCGTGGTTGACCGTGCGGTCTGCGCTTCTCGTATTCCGCATGCAGGTGGTTTGCGCTCGCGCGCTGCAGCCTGACGGATACGGAAGGATACTTACTTAAGAGCGCACCGATATTGAGAATGGTGCTTTGATCCCTGGTATTCAGGGACTTCGAGCTAA is part of the Methanomicrobia archaeon genome and harbors:
- the gatE gene encoding Glu-tRNA(Gln) amidotransferase subunit GatE, whose amino-acid sequence is MDEEIEYANVGLKAGLEIHQQLDTGTKLFCNCPTQLREKKDATLTFLRYLRASKSEMGEVDAAAREEASISRAFIYKGYDSTCLVENDEEPPRELNQEAVDISLEVALLLNMALVDEIHTMRKIVIDGSNTCGFQRTALIATDGWLETAEGTVRVDSLCLEEDAAQKIETEGTAVSYSLDRLGIPLVEIGTAPDIKTPEQAVHVAEQLGMILRSTGKVKRGLGTIRQDINISIAAGARVEIKGVQELRLIGEIVRHEIQRQQKLLELREELKRRGARIEHRVLDLSGIFTDTESRVIRTAGGQVFGVCLRGFAGVLGTELQPGRRFGTELADFARKYGAGLMHTDELPAYGITDAEVAALRQVFDAADADCVVLVAAPETRAEQALQAVLQRAEVALRAIPLETRRALPNGTSAYMRPLPGAARMYPETDVPPVLLAPERLRFIAAHLPETFEHRTARYMATFGLNDELADKIARSMQFQLFEQIMNAYPQVPVTLVVRTLTDTLIELTQAGVDVSSLADQQFMAIFKSLSEDAFAKEAVPELVKFIAGEPGVGIEQAIEALGLSTSTAEVEQVIGVIVTEKRAFILEKGERAVGPLMGVVMQELRGKVDGRTLNRLLTAKVKEVLERG